DNA sequence from the Poecilia reticulata strain Guanapo linkage group LG19, Guppy_female_1.0+MT, whole genome shotgun sequence genome:
AAAAAGTGTCGTCCCGTTACAGTTTGCAcgtagaattttgaggaaagagatCAATTTAATCCAATTTGGAAGAAGgatgtaacataaaatgtggacAAATTTGAGCATAGGGAAGACTTTTCAGAAGGACTGTCAATGTTTTGGATCATTAGACAAATGTTAAGCCTGGCCAAAGATCAATTTGAGTAAAtacaaattactttattttgtcctttaagtgacattttcttttatgaacCATTAATGTTGCATGGCATAGAGGCGCCCCATGAACAGAGAATGATGGCCTTCAACATAGCTGTTGTGTTGGACCTTTGCTACATGCTTTCCCCCCTTCTTTCTCTgtccatttcctgtctgattaGTTTGAATAAAGTTCCACtagtgccattttttttttaaaccagcaaacagaagaaaaataccAATAGACAAAAGCATGATTTTGGAGAATCAATAGACATTCACCTTtgtttaacttcttttttttttcaggtcgTGGGATCTTCTGCATGGATGTAAAGCCCTGGAGTGGGACAGTGTGTGCTCACAACCAAAACTGGCATGTGCAAGTGAAAGACAAAGACGAGAATTTTTCCAATACTCACATTGAACAGGTTGAAGATCCCCTCAAAGCTGTCACGGTAAACAGATTCTATTAATAGAAGattgcttcaaaaaaaaaaaaaaggagcttgTCTAGCATACTTAAGCTCAAGGTCCAATTAATTATCTAAATCACTGAATTCATACAAACTGCTACAGGGTTAAGAGACTCTGTGTCGCTGTAACAATTTATATGGAAATTTCAAACACTGCAGCAGGGCTACCTAAACTTCACAAGTGGGCACTCTTATAATTGCGTTCGCAGACAGAGGGGGTGGTACGGGGGGAGTTTGAAAGCAGGCAGGTGCCTAAACACAGCTGTGACCTGACGTTGCTGTGTCTGTTAGGAGTCACTCATTTCCATTTCTATAGATACTTCAGTATGACGGGAAGCTTGATTAGAAGACCGTTCTGGCAAACACAAGCTGCACTGGTAAAATTGTTCAGTCTGCAGATGCACTCGAGGTTACATCACTTCCCTTGCCTTTAGGGTCACTGGTTACCagcctttcttcttctttgaaaGCCTCCAATTGTAATTATAACGGAGGTCATGTATACATGACCAAAACAGTTGGTCCCTAAAATGGATtttatatcctttttttttagttatctttattttattttttgtccaatGCTGCGACGGATTGGGCAAGTTTGTAGAATGGtagaaaagcacacaaaaaaaactatgcatAACAAGGTGTATGATAAACCAACGCTTCATTTACAGTTAGTTGATATTAACTGCAGTGTCATGACGTCATACGAAAGTCACTTATGATAATAGTGTCTGCCAAATGCAAGATACACGAACTTAAGCAAGACTGCAGGACATCTAGGATCCATATGGGACCCACCTTTTACGCAGATCTTCATGTATCAAGCCTACAGTGCTTAAGTATTTATAGGATGTGGCCCTTCGTTATCCCATGGAAAAGCCCATCTCAGGCCgtttttttatctagtttcttaACCATATGTTTTAGTACCACAAGCATCAGTTTATCTGTGTCAATAACTTGTTTGGCCAGAGATTACTTACTAGTAATTGAATGACAAAATGAAGTACTATTAGTTTTATCCAGAGACACGGTATAAAATATGCCAGTATGCTAAAGGTATGACGCATTTTTTAAACCTGACAAAGAAGTTGAATCCTTCCAGATGTTTAgctacaaaatgttattttaataggatttaaaaaataaaagaaaacgtACCATCCATATCATTAtggtcatattttaaaatgaacagccaaaaaagaaaagtagacaTTAAATTTTTGAACTCCATTATGTTTAACTGTCTCTTCTTCTAGCGCAAAACGGCTCAATTATGCAGTCATTTGAAGAGGAGCGGAGTGCCTGTACGCAACAGTCTCTTCTTCCCCAGAGTCATCTTTCTCTCCCCCGACCTCAAGCTGGATGAGGAGCTGATGAAGAGAAGGGAGCTGGTACCTTACAGCCAGATAGATGAGTTCCTCAAATCTTTCAAAGAGGGCTATGTGGGCTGGATATCTGATGCTGTGACTCCCTCCTGGATCTCAGGTGAATGGATCAACAGgcttcaaaaatgtacataatggCTCAAACCCTCATGGTCTTCAAAGAGCTTGTAGAACCACATTTTTAGTGTTGAGCTTAAGTTATTAAGTTAAATTGTCCAAATTCAAACAAttcagttgtatttttatttttttattgctctgcaGGTCGTCTGTCGTACAGGCAGATGGAGTCGGTGCGAGGCATCCTCAGGAAGATGGGAACGTGGGACCTGGTGCTTCTGCATGGTGGCGAGCAACTGAAAGGAGACTACCAGGGCTGCCAGTACATCGCGCTGGACCGCCAGGACACTGAAACGTTGGAGTTTTCCAGAGTCAAGACCCTCGCTGTTGAGTCATTGTGGGCTTTGTTAGGCCACGTTCCTCAGGTGAGTTCACAAACCTGACTGATGACTTTACATGTCATGTAGTGATGTAAAATGTAATGGCGGACATgatccagcagggggcagtagTACTTTATGGCTGCCTAACTCAACTCTTTGTTGTTTATATCTACCATGTTGTGGTGTGAACACAGTGCCTGAGAGTGCACTCGTAGCGTAATATAACacaagtttaaaatgttacatgaatccttttttaaggtaaatttttatttcaaaatgtaaaaaaaataaaataaagcaatacatttttatgagacatttaaatgaaaagttctttgtattttttgcaatGAGGAAAGCATTGGTCATTTCcaatctttttaaatgaaataataaccATTAAAAAATCTTAATTGCTTGAGAAAGAACATGTAATTTCTTACATCAGAAGCGGCGACATCTAGAACAGCATAGTATTCATCAGTTATTGAAGACTGCAATAATgattcttggtttctttttagTGCAGCCAGACTAAAGTAGAGTCGCAGCTTTGTGAGGCATGCATTCCTTTATCTGTCAGTAGGGATGACTTCACAAggttctttgtaaataaaatcaattctaatttaaacaaaaatgtttagcatCCTTCCCAAAATTGCAACTTGTTCATTTCTAGGCAAAGTTCCCTTAGTAATAACTCTATAACctgatttgtgtgcattttttaaCTGATCTTAGCTTCATCTACAACTTTGACATTGATCTTAACCCTCATTCCCAGTAGAAATATATGTAGATATTTTGTCGGTGTTTGCAGCAATATACCAATTGGCATTATATGATTAACTGAATTCCAATGTATTTTATCATAACAAGATTTCTCATGAATTTATTAACTGAATTTGATTTGGACTGCATGAGTGGATTGTTTTGGATAAATCTGGGTTGAATTGAATATGGCCTGCATTATTCATTGAGGTTACATTTGTTGTAAACTGACACTCTACAATCTagattaattgaattaaatgcatgttttgaaaAACAACCTTAACtgatttgatatttatttgGATTACCTCTCCAAATGTCGATTACTGCCACAACCTCCCTAGTTTGTCAGGGTGGTAAGgtaattaattttgtttacCTGCCACTTGTTCACTTGGAAATGAGAGGTTTTTCAATTAccatgtttttcatcattttattaaaatattttttcatgtaaaaacaacattaaataatCTGGAAACAAAGACCTAATTGAAGAGATTGTAACTACAATAGTAAATGTATTGCAAGGTTTTGCTTTCATATCCTAGAccagaaaaaataatgaaactaaaaatgtcCAACATTGATGCCACAAATCTTTATAAAAGGCCATTGCTAAACCAAAAGATCATAAATGGATATACATCagacaaaagttcagttttttttttcttatctttcaaGCATTTGCTTCATCACACTCATATTATCAGTTTATCAGTTATGAAtaagaatacatttaaatctgtttaacattttacatcatttaaGTTCATTATATGCTTTATATGTTTATCCAGGTGTGCAAGTTTAATGtagtctgtttattttttcaaaaatgtcactTCTTAGCTAAATTGACAAGTcttgcaactttaaaaaaaaaatcattggtATTAGGTAATAtaatcaaaaacacagcagcataTATAATGAATTCTGAAGTGATAAGTATTTAATGCACttgactttaacatttttgatttagtATAATTTATGGGACTCTCAGCACTGCCTATTGCAGATAATGTAtccagaaaaattatttcagatactttatttttgcattatttatcaaAAGTCTAGTTACAGACCtggttaaaaatatgaaaaaaaacaacaatcttttacaattttacaatttACTTGTATTAAAATTCATTAGCGTCAAACCAACATTTTAAGTCGTCTCCTATTGTTTCCACACAATCCTTCCCATAACAATACAGATGTGGGTTTTCTGCTACCAGTAAAGATTGAAGCCATTTATAAACTGTATGAATATTAttaattagaagaaaaacattggTCTTAGCACTGATACTTGAGGAACACCACATGAAATCCGTAGCAATTGTTGATATGTATGTAGGAATGCAGCtaaattttattcatgttagttacatattgaaaaatatattcttggacatttttattcaggacttctcacaaaaaaaaaaaaattgctgctCATACATCACTTTCAATTGTCAGTTAATTTGCTTTGAAGGTTGACATTACTTCTTCAACACCAAGGAGCGTGACCTGTGGTCCGCATCCATTACTGATTCGCAACCCTCTGCACCCAAACACCGAGCCTCGGCCTCCCATGCAAGTCCAGGCTTCAGTGTGCACCCAGCCCCCACCCTCAAAAACCCAAACCCAGAGTATGCACTCTCACTACTcgcctccagctgctgtgtATTTGATACACGACCCGGCAGTCATTAGAAGGTCTCCAGCAGACTCCTTTCTAGCCTATGGGGACACACGCAGCAAAAgacaaatatattgttttcaaagacatatttttaactGCAAATGTGTCACAAAGCCTAATGTAcccttcaaatttttttattttttttgctgtactacgccacatttgttttaatatatatttcaacAAACTTAAACACGTGAATGGATTTAGGCATAGAACGCGTTCAGCTTGAAGCCTGTGCCATCCACTGCATGCAGGATGACATCCACTTTACTCgtgtgcagctgctgcaaaGGGGAAGCTTGAGGGGATGCAGGGAAATCTAATATCTCCCCTGGGCATATTTTCAGGGCTCAGAAATAATGCATGCTTTTGATTTGTTACTTGTAAACACACAGGCTGAAAAACCTGTGGTATGACCTTACAGTTTCACTCGGGCATCTGTTTGCTCTGTTAAAAGGGGCGTCAGATCGCGTGTGTTTTACCCGTGAGCTCGGGTAATTGCGCCGCAGTGAATGGGAGGTCTACATGCTCCAAAGTGGAGAATGATAGAGTAGAGTGgctgtaatttattaattacGGTCTATATTCTTAGACCACTGTCCTGGCTTCATTCAATTTGTATGGATTGAGGAGTaattacagtgtgtgtgtgtgtgtgtgtgtgtgtgtgtgcgtgcgtgcgtgcgtgcgtgcgtgcgtgcgtctGTGTGTTAAGAAGGCAGAGTAAGAGGTGAAAGTCTGTTCACGTCAGGATCCAAAgtgcaggtttatttttgtgttcatCGCTGCGTTACATCCTGTTTggttaggttgtttttttaaaaaaaatgaaacatgacatTATTTGTCAGTTTCTTCTAAAAGCGCTCCTTAAAGTCTCCAATTCCATGCGGCCATTTAACATCTCCGCTAATAAAAAGACTGTACAAATACGGGTGTCTCGGTTGCTGGAGCTACATCTTGTCTCCCCGACGGGCCACAGGTTTCACACAATTGCAGCTTGTTAATTCAGCTCCACCCTGACATTCCTCTCCGTTTGGCTGTCTCCTGGGCTGCACGTGTCGCAGGCTTGTAATGGACAGCCTGGTGCGTGTCGAGCTCGGCGCAAATGAAAAGGTTGAGAGGAGGGGGACATCAACTGCTTTGTGGTGGTAATGAACGATGGCAAACAGTAAAAAGGGCCCGGAGCGGGTCATTTACAAAGCCTGACAATTCTGCTGCCCAAATAGATCTTATCGGGATCGACTGTCGCCATTCGCTCTCTTTATGATCAGCTCAAATTATTTATAGAGACATCACAAAATACTCgcatttttgattttaattgtctTTTCATATATTGCTGggctcacaaaaacaaaacaaaaaaatttattcttgcaacctgtttttataaaaaaacaaaaatgaaggttttaacATAATAGTAACAATTTAATATTCCAGTCCAACTTTGACTAATCTGTATAATATCTACACAGAAGCAATGACGttctcattttttatgtttttacaagtAGAATAAAGTCCTGGTTTTGAAACACTGATGGTTTCTGGACTGGTTTTGGTGGAAGTAAGAGGCCAGTTTTACAAGTACAAATATGATGCAAATGAgctgtaatttaaatttaaaagccaaacaactaaaaataatttctcacgCCAATCTTTGCTTCAGACAGATATGCAATACCTTTCACTGACCTCCGAAGTTGAAACCCTtgaaataatattaatcaaGCACAACAATGTTCTTGGTACAAGCCAGATCGGTAGGATTTACCAGTTATTATAGTGTTAATCTATTCTGCTATGGTGAGTTTATCTATTCTGATTTATTCACTAAAGTTCCTCTTACAAGTTTTGTGATAGATTGTCTCCCATGAATCCGTCATGCAATTTGCTCAGCAGCttttaaacttaaatgaaaATTGTTTCCAAAATAAAGCACCAGGATATTCAAATTTCTATAATTTCAGGATCACTCttgaaagaaaattagaattggaaataatttgctctgctgtgtgtgtgtgtgtgtgtgtgtgcgtgtgcgcgtgtgtgtgtgcgcgtgtgtgtgtgtgtgtgtgtgtgtgtgtgtgtaggaagTCGCTGAGGAAAACGTAATTACACAAGAGAAGTGTGCTGCAATATCACAAGTGTCTGTGATTAGCTAGTAAAGACATGGTCCACTTACATAGTCGAAGGCAATGATAAAAGCTGCGACATGTTTAAACTTggtaaatattctttttttttgttgtttttttttcactcaagtACTGAGAAGTAGTGAAAAGTCCCACAGAGAGAATCTGCTTGTGTCCATTTGAAGATGACTCTCTGCCTTTTCTCTAAATTTATCCCCCGGTGTGGTATAGCAGTCATGTTGGAGAGCTCTTCAACCActcttttgttaatttaaacaTCTGCTGTCAAGGTTCGTGTTTTATACATCCTACTTAACACGTGCAGTTCCAGTTAATTTgaatatatgtttaaaaaaaaaagcttaaaggCATCAATATTCATTCAAATGTTGGTCTGCAGCAAGAAATAgacatttgaattttattacAGAACAAATAGGAATACTTGCTTAAtcaagtttgaaataaaaactggcTTTAAAACTGTATGCTGTATACTGGAAGAGAGAAGTAAAcacactttttaataaaaatacaaagaaaagtttaaacaacTAAAAAGACTTTAAACCTAAAACTGCCAGAAGTACAcagctcaaaaaataaagggagcactttaacatttaagtgaacactgaagtgttccctttatttttttgagcagtatataaaTAATTGCAGGCTTGCAATTTGAAGATGTGTTCAGTTCATTGTTTATCAGGCAGTCAACTGAACCAGATGGAAGGACAATTTTGCTAATGATTCCCTTTAAAAATGATGTTCACATTGTCTCTtacaatataaattaaaattatgtgGAGAAAAGCTGTAGCTGATCCTATATGAAGGAGTGCATGgataaaaatttgtttgttgtttacgTAAAGTGAGCAGCACAGATATCTGCTGCAGGAAACTAGAAAACCAGCAGTTTGGAAACTCGGTTAAGTCACTCTGCAAGTGTTGTGGGATTGTTTGTGATTATTACAATAACTAGCATATATAAAATTTGATCACAAACAAACAATTCCCCCCAAAATCTAGCTAATTAACAAATTTAAACTGCACAGCGGTGGAAAAAGTGTTTGTCTCTTActggcttctttttttctttttcttttgcatgttcgtcacttttttttttccaaacaatttttcacaactatgcatattttaaattcactAAATATACATCCACACTGTCATATGAATTCATACtgagttcagtttatttgtcaAGTACCCAGCAAGATCTTATGGAGGCACAATTTCTCTATTAAGGTTTCTATGATCGATTTCAAAAACGATTAAATTAATTAGAATAATGAAATGTAGTGAAGGAGAAATATGAAAACTGCAATTGAAAATCAAATCTAACCTTTCCAGTCAGTCCTGGTCCCCTGCATGACCctctttcatgcatttttaattgccGAATTATCCAGAAACCCATGTGGTGGTCACAACAAATGGTTCTGGGGGGTTTCCTGCAGCTGTACAGAATACAAGCAAAGCCCACTTAAGaacaaatatgaaagaaaaacccagattaaaaacacaaacggtCACAGTTGGAGTCCGTTAGCCATACTTGGAACAGAACTTGGCActggatgtttttgaaaaactgacTATTTCTTAAAGGGAAAACTGTGTGTTGTATTACTTGGATTGATTTTCAGTCTTTATCTGGTCAGCTTCTTTAAGGAACTTTAACTGCATTCCTCAGCAGCAACAAAATCCCATCCAACTCTTCAGAGACCTTCTTCTACTTAAAAGTATTCTGCACTCAGACTcaactttgtacatttttagCTACTCTAACATTGGTTACAATTTTTCCAATTAAACAATATAAGCTATACATTGGATATTTTAGCTGATTTGAGCTCAGAAATTGAGCATATTGCatttattcttcattttcaCATGAACTGCCTTTTTTCCCTACTCTGTGTTTGCAAAGCCAGAGATGTTGGCTTCATATTTGTTATCgttttaaaagtattaattGCTTAGGATGACTGCTAAATGctgaaacaatattattaaaAAGCAAGCATTAGCACTTGCTTTTGCACTTgaattataaataattaaatgctaATATAATCCCCAGAACTGTTGACTTTCCATTCACCTGaggaaaactaaaatcaaaatctCTTGAAATAGTTGGACGGTCgtaaactaattttatttttttttttaatcccaatTCTCTTCTGTTCTTCCGGTCAGGAAATTTCacaactacatatttttctccaTATTCAGATTTGGTACTAAATGTGAGGGCTCTCTCGCCGTCGCTTTTTCCTTGCTTGTCATTGAAGATCTTAATTTTATCTCCCAGACCtcagttatttgttttgtgGATTCCGGATATTACAGAGATCTCCCACAGAACAAGGCTCTTAGATATGATCAATAGGGATTCATGAATAATGAAGGGGACTGAGTGGAGCAGAGGCACTTAATTACAGCTTCAAAAGCCATTCTCGTTAATTGAGGTGAATAAAGGTGGTGAAGTGGACTGCGTAGAGccattagttttcttttttttattattattctttcttttcgtaattacagcaaaaaagaaaaaccttacTAACATCAAGAAAAGACCAGCTGAAGTCATGGTTTTCTCAGAATGgtgcattttttgtgtttgtgattaaataaataaaaaaaaagtttaatttgggTGCCAATTCATTTTTCCTGGCCACCTGTGAGCagtctgttgtatttttaatgtaaatgacAGTACACTGCATGTTCAGACAACCTCTGTGGGCTGTAGATACAATACTTAATTGACAGCCCTGCCATCTGTTACGGTTATGTGAAATTATGGATAAACTAGTTAACAGACACTTTGGCCCA
Encoded proteins:
- the LOC103481578 gene encoding uncharacterized protein LOC103481578, with product MLQFGNLFAHFHLPHKASESAQKGSLKQLPSLPDFLQHVIKLTGLRKEDVHCDLRVPDQHQAAKDDINMVILTGRGIFCMDVKPWSGTVCAHNQNWHVQVKDKDENFSNTHIEQVEDPLKAVTRKTAQLCSHLKRSGVPVRNSLFFPRVIFLSPDLKLDEELMKRRELVPYSQIDEFLKSFKEGYVGWISDAVTPSWISGRLSYRQMESVRGILRKMGTWDLVLLHGGEQLKGDYQGCQYIALDRQDTETLEFSRVKTLAVESLWALLGHVPQVTVKLYKRGPHGWLGKSLNATAIIPSNTFVIFRVSGEESDAKIPANIIHSITLSI